One genomic window of Spiroplasma endosymbiont of Diplazon laetatorius includes the following:
- the tmk gene encoding dTMP kinase → MFISLEGIDGSGKTTISKMIKDNLMQKGYNVLLTREPGGEPLAEEIRRVILDENTKVTPWTETLLYVAARKQHLDTIILPALKEGTIVICDRFMDSTSAYQGYARNIGMADVSELQNIVLGSTKPDLTIFFDITPKESQIRLMNRKRSADRIEQESQKFHEAVYEGYQILISENSDRIKVVDSRKPINEVLQQVDFLIDNALNERTKA, encoded by the coding sequence ATATTTATTTCTTTAGAAGGTATTGATGGTTCTGGAAAAACAACCATCTCAAAAATGATAAAAGATAATTTAATGCAAAAAGGTTACAATGTTTTATTAACTAGAGAACCTGGTGGGGAACCATTGGCAGAAGAAATCAGAAGAGTTATTTTAGATGAAAACACAAAAGTTACTCCTTGAACAGAAACATTGTTATATGTTGCTGCTAGAAAACAACATTTAGATACAATAATATTGCCGGCTTTAAAAGAAGGCACAATAGTTATATGTGATAGATTCATGGATTCAACTTCTGCATATCAAGGGTATGCAAGAAACATTGGAATGGCTGATGTATCAGAATTACAAAATATAGTTCTAGGTTCTACAAAACCAGATCTTACAATTTTCTTTGATATAACACCAAAAGAATCTCAAATAAGATTAATGAACAGAAAAAGAAGTGCGGATAGAATTGAACAAGAAAGTCAAAAATTCCACGAAGCAGTTTATGAAGGGTATCAAATATTAATTTCTGAAAATTCAGACAGAATTAAAGTAGTTGATTCAAGAAAACCAATAAACGAAGTTTTACAACAAGTAGATTTCTTAATCGATAATGCACTTAACGAGAGAACTAAAGCATAA
- a CDS encoding toprim domain-containing protein: MDKLIEDLKKIDGVGKKAAEKILFDLIINKDKVDSLESVLEKIRKTYSECERCFYFKENNSCAFCDNKNRNENIICVVSTKMDALKILDSSYNGMIHVLNGEINLNKNIGPETLKMSELFVRINKGIELLLALNLTFEGEVTSNYIANKAKGISEKISRIARGIPLGGVIDYIDQETLNDAILNRKKL; this comes from the coding sequence ATGGACAAACTAATAGAAGATTTAAAAAAAATTGATGGTGTTGGTAAAAAGGCAGCGGAAAAAATTTTATTTGATCTTATTATTAATAAAGACAAAGTAGATTCTTTAGAATCTGTTCTTGAAAAAATTAGGAAAACATATTCTGAATGTGAAAGATGTTTCTACTTTAAAGAAAACAATAGCTGTGCTTTTTGTGATAACAAAAATAGAAACGAAAATATAATTTGTGTAGTATCAACTAAAATGGATGCGCTAAAAATTTTAGACAGCAGCTATAACGGAATGATTCATGTCTTAAATGGTGAAATAAATTTAAATAAAAATATAGGACCAGAAACATTAAAAATGAGTGAATTATTTGTTAGAATAAATAAAGGAATTGAATTATTATTAGCTTTGAATTTAACTTTCGAGGGAGAAGTAACTTCTAATTACATCGCAAACAAAGCTAAAGGCATAAGTGAAAAAATTTCTAGAATTGCAAGAGGTATACCATTGGGTGGTGTTATTGATTATATAGATCAAGAAACATTAAATGATGCTATTCTTAATAGAAAGAAACTGTAA
- a CDS encoding IspD/TarI family cytidylyltransferase translates to MISLIIVANGTGQRFGENKMLVKIENEYLINKTINCFKNIEQIKEVILVSNKEVFDVVENDSIIFCEGGSTRSESVKIGLEKCTEEFVMIHDGARPYVSKRIINESIMNLENNDCVVPVLKVTNCLKQFVKNKIKTVNREGFVQSQTPQSFKTKIIKEAYNKNLGEFYDDCQLLENDNYKIKLIEGSEKNKKITFKEDL, encoded by the coding sequence ATGATATCTTTAATAATTGTAGCTAACGGAACTGGACAAAGGTTTGGCGAAAATAAAATGTTAGTTAAAATAGAAAATGAATATTTAATAAATAAAACAATAAATTGCTTCAAAAATATAGAACAAATTAAAGAAGTTATTTTAGTTTCTAATAAAGAAGTTTTTGATGTTGTTGAAAATGACTCTATAATTTTTTGTGAAGGTGGATCTACAAGAAGTGAATCTGTAAAAATAGGTCTGGAAAAATGTACAGAAGAATTTGTTATGATTCATGATGGTGCCAGACCTTATGTTTCTAAAAGAATAATAAATGAGTCAATAATGAATTTAGAAAATAACGATTGTGTTGTTCCTGTTTTAAAAGTCACTAACTGTTTGAAACAATTTGTAAAAAATAAAATTAAGACAGTTAACAGAGAAGGATTCGTTCAAAGCCAAACCCCGCAATCTTTTAAAACAAAAATAATAAAAGAAGCCTATAACAAAAATTTAGGAGAGTTTTATGACGATTGCCAATTACTTGAAAATGATAACTACAAAATTAAATTAATTGAAGGTTCAGAAAAAAATAAAAAAATTACTTTTAAAGAAGATTTATAA
- the lysS gene encoding lysine--tRNA ligase: MSNNFERNFSEQENIRREKLKNLTDNGRDPFVENEYNRTHSLEELSNQFNSFTKEELVEKNEIIVSAAGRIRLFREAGKKAIFANIQDQNSSIQIYVRQDELGEEEFEYFRDLDLGDIIGVEGIMMKTDHGELTIRVKKAKLLTKALKPLPDKHLGMADIEEKYRRRYVDLIVNPEAKQVFIDRTKIIRTMQSILDSKGYMEVETPILQSVRGGASAKPFVTHYNALDNDFFLRIATELHLKRCIVGGFDGVYEIGRIFRNEGISTRHNPEFTSVELYVAYKNMEFLMDLCEELFRECSIAVRGTTKINYGGHDLDLSKSFKRWHMVDAIKEVCGVDFWKEMSYEEAFEIAKKHNVKVEKHHFSVGHIINLFFEEFVEEKIVEPTFVWGHPREISPLSKLNAKDPRFTDRFELFIINREYANAFAELNNPIDQYERFVDQIKEADAGNDEANDMDIDFIEALEYGMPPTGGIGIGIDRMVMLLTNSESIKDVLLFPQMKPRGN, from the coding sequence ATGAGCAATAATTTTGAAAGAAATTTTTCAGAGCAAGAAAACATTAGAAGAGAAAAACTTAAAAATCTTACAGATAATGGAAGAGATCCTTTTGTAGAAAACGAATACAACAGAACTCACTCATTAGAAGAACTTTCAAATCAATTTAATTCTTTTACTAAAGAAGAATTAGTTGAGAAAAATGAAATAATAGTTTCTGCTGCTGGAAGAATAAGATTGTTTAGAGAAGCTGGTAAAAAAGCTATTTTTGCAAATATTCAAGATCAAAATTCTTCAATTCAAATTTATGTAAGACAAGATGAATTGGGAGAAGAAGAGTTTGAATATTTTAGAGACCTAGATTTAGGAGATATTATTGGTGTTGAAGGAATCATGATGAAAACTGATCATGGTGAATTGACAATTAGAGTTAAAAAAGCAAAACTTCTTACCAAAGCTTTAAAACCTTTACCTGATAAACACTTAGGTATGGCTGATATTGAAGAAAAATATAGAAGAAGATATGTTGATTTAATAGTTAATCCAGAAGCTAAACAAGTTTTTATAGATAGAACAAAAATCATCAGAACTATGCAATCTATTTTAGACTCAAAAGGTTATATGGAAGTTGAAACACCTATTTTACAATCGGTGAGAGGTGGAGCTAGTGCAAAACCATTCGTTACACATTACAATGCATTAGATAATGACTTCTTTTTAAGAATCGCAACTGAGTTACACTTAAAAAGATGTATAGTTGGTGGATTTGATGGTGTTTATGAAATTGGAAGAATCTTTAGAAATGAAGGTATAAGCACAAGACATAACCCCGAATTCACTTCAGTTGAACTTTATGTGGCTTACAAAAACATGGAATTCTTAATGGATTTATGTGAAGAATTATTCAGAGAGTGTTCTATTGCTGTAAGAGGAACTACAAAAATTAATTATGGTGGTCATGATTTAGATTTATCAAAATCATTTAAGAGATGACATATGGTAGATGCGATAAAAGAAGTTTGTGGAGTAGATTTCTGAAAAGAAATGTCATATGAAGAAGCTTTTGAGATTGCTAAAAAACATAATGTTAAAGTTGAAAAACACCATTTCTCAGTTGGTCACATAATAAACTTATTCTTTGAAGAATTCGTTGAAGAAAAAATAGTTGAACCGACTTTTGTTTGAGGACACCCAAGAGAAATTTCTCCTCTTTCAAAATTAAATGCAAAAGATCCAAGATTCACAGATAGATTTGAATTATTCATAATCAATAGAGAATATGCAAATGCTTTTGCAGAATTAAATAATCCAATTGATCAATATGAAAGATTTGTAGATCAAATAAAAGAAGCCGATGCTGGAAATGATGAAGCTAATGATATGGATATAGATTTCATTGAAGCTCTAGAATACGGAATGCCTCCAACAGGTGGAATTGGAATTGGAATTGATAGAATGGTTATGTTATTAACAAATTCAGAATCAATTAAAGATGTTCTTTTATTCCCTCAAATGAAACCGAGAGGTAATTAA
- the ftsH gene encoding ATP-dependent zinc metalloprotease FtsH, with protein MKKKKSLWLWVLFIVMILVIGIVIWQFIAGTADKLSYNELMNNLNSNAIYRSVTLKNYNGMFVISGYFINSDGVARKFIATLTSAQYNELSVKFSEFTGSINNVAETTSAFMTLVINLLPMVILIGFYVWIFSSMSKGGMGGGMFGPGKSTRPREIKSDVKFSDVAGINEEKTELVELVDYLKNPSKYAQMGARVPKGVLMEGPPGTGKTLLAKAVAGEAGVAFFSMAGSEFEEMFVGLGASRVRDLFSDAKKSAPCIIFIDEIDAVGRKRSGGMGASTNEQTLNQLLVEMDGFGSNSGVIVMAATNRVDVLDNALLRPGRFDRTIQISLPDIREREDILKLHARNKSVSPEIDWKRIAERTPGFSGAQLENVLNEAAILVVRDKRKMITITDIDEAIDRVVGGPAKKSRAMTLQDKQIVSYHEAGHALMGLKLDSASKVQKVTIIPRGNAGGYTIMTPKDESNFSSKEDLYASIAGYLGGRAAEEIMFGKNKITTGAHDDLDKATNIARRMVTQFGMSSLGLTKYLTMQEESYGQTKGVYSDEVAYKIDTEINTILEQCYKTAVEVINKHKDVLELIAESLRVLETITAEQIDYIDKHNQLPKEVVEEKNRRAIEDKKKESGEILEFEPDEEDK; from the coding sequence ATGAAAAAGAAAAAATCTTTATGACTTTGAGTTTTATTCATAGTTATGATTTTGGTTATAGGGATTGTTATTTGACAATTTATTGCTGGTACAGCTGATAAATTGTCTTATAATGAATTAATGAATAATCTAAATAGCAACGCGATTTATAGAAGTGTTACTTTAAAAAACTATAATGGTATGTTTGTTATTTCTGGATATTTTATAAACAGTGATGGTGTTGCACGTAAATTTATAGCAACTCTAACAAGTGCTCAATACAATGAGTTAAGTGTAAAATTTTCAGAATTCACTGGATCAATAAATAATGTTGCTGAAACAACATCTGCATTTATGACTTTAGTTATTAATTTATTGCCAATGGTAATTTTAATTGGTTTCTATGTTTGAATCTTTTCATCTATGTCAAAAGGTGGAATGGGTGGAGGAATGTTCGGCCCAGGAAAATCAACAAGACCAAGAGAAATTAAATCAGATGTTAAATTCTCTGATGTTGCAGGAATAAATGAAGAAAAAACTGAATTAGTAGAACTGGTAGATTACTTAAAAAATCCAAGTAAGTATGCACAAATGGGAGCTAGAGTTCCTAAGGGTGTTCTTATGGAAGGGCCTCCTGGAACAGGAAAAACTTTATTAGCAAAAGCTGTAGCTGGAGAAGCTGGAGTAGCTTTCTTCTCAATGGCTGGTTCAGAGTTCGAAGAAATGTTTGTAGGACTTGGAGCAAGTAGAGTTAGGGATTTATTTAGTGATGCTAAAAAGTCAGCTCCATGTATTATCTTTATTGATGAGATTGATGCTGTTGGTAGAAAACGTAGTGGTGGAATGGGTGCTTCAACAAATGAACAAACATTAAACCAATTACTTGTTGAAATGGATGGGTTTGGATCAAACTCTGGAGTAATTGTTATGGCAGCAACTAATAGAGTTGATGTTCTAGATAACGCCTTACTAAGACCAGGAAGATTCGATAGAACTATTCAAATTTCTCTTCCAGATATTAGAGAAAGAGAAGACATTTTAAAACTACATGCAAGAAACAAATCAGTTTCACCTGAAATTGATTGAAAACGTATTGCAGAAAGAACTCCTGGATTCTCAGGTGCTCAATTAGAAAACGTTCTTAACGAAGCTGCAATTCTTGTTGTTAGAGATAAGAGAAAAATGATTACAATAACAGATATCGATGAAGCTATCGATAGAGTTGTTGGTGGTCCAGCTAAAAAATCAAGAGCAATGACTTTACAAGATAAACAAATTGTTTCTTACCATGAAGCCGGACACGCGTTGATGGGGTTAAAATTAGATTCTGCATCAAAAGTTCAAAAAGTTACAATAATACCAAGGGGTAATGCTGGTGGTTACACAATCATGACTCCAAAAGATGAATCAAACTTCTCATCTAAAGAAGATCTATATGCATCAATTGCAGGGTACCTAGGAGGTAGAGCTGCAGAAGAAATTATGTTTGGTAAAAACAAAATTACAACTGGAGCACATGATGACTTAGATAAAGCAACAAACATTGCAAGAAGAATGGTTACTCAGTTCGGTATGTCTTCATTAGGACTTACAAAATATTTAACTATGCAAGAAGAATCATACGGACAAACAAAAGGTGTTTATTCAGATGAGGTAGCATACAAAATAGATACAGAAATTAATACAATATTAGAACAATGTTATAAAACTGCTGTTGAAGTAATTAATAAACACAAAGATGTTTTAGAGTTAATTGCTGAATCATTAAGAGTGTTAGAAACTATTACAGCAGAACAAATTGATTACATCGACAAACATAATCAATTGCCAAAAGAAGTTGTTGAAGAAAAAAACAGAAGAGCAATTGAAGACAAGAAAAAAGAATCTGGAGAAATATTAGAATTTGAACCAGATGAAGAAGACAAATAA
- a CDS encoding ABC transporter ATP-binding protein, giving the protein MEEKDLQQPVVTVDGELKQAKEKKEKVAKEKPAKKEKASAGLNEPRVREFEQLQLPEVTEEGVKGLKQKNKIQKQMTSKYSKEILEGKIVSTTGNKPDIEKNVIELYNVKRWYVTGDMLTPVLRGVDLKLEKGKFIVILGPSGSGKTTLLNTISGLDKTSEGDVFVLGSNLSLLKDSHLTKFRRENVGFIFQQYNLLSNLTAKENAEVGENLSKSKENKMSIEEIFKTIGMEEQMNKYPHQMSGGQQQRVSIARALAKNPEILFGDEPTGALDEEMGRKVLDILVDVKEKYNTTVIIVTHNPNISEIGDTVIHVRNGLIDEIKHNAKPKKPSEIDWS; this is encoded by the coding sequence ATGGAAGAAAAAGATTTACAACAACCTGTTGTTACGGTTGATGGTGAATTAAAGCAAGCTAAAGAAAAAAAAGAAAAGGTTGCTAAAGAAAAACCAGCTAAAAAAGAAAAAGCATCAGCTGGTTTAAACGAACCTCGTGTTAGAGAATTCGAACAACTTCAATTACCAGAAGTAACTGAAGAAGGGGTTAAAGGATTAAAACAAAAAAACAAAATCCAAAAACAAATGACTTCTAAATATTCAAAAGAAATCTTAGAGGGTAAAATAGTTTCTACTACAGGTAATAAACCTGATATAGAAAAAAACGTTATTGAGTTATACAACGTAAAGAGATGATATGTAACTGGAGATATGTTAACTCCTGTGTTACGTGGTGTGGACTTGAAACTTGAAAAGGGTAAATTTATCGTAATCTTAGGACCATCTGGTTCTGGAAAAACAACTTTATTAAACACAATCTCAGGGTTAGATAAAACTTCTGAGGGAGATGTTTTTGTTCTAGGGAGCAATTTGTCTTTATTAAAAGACTCACACTTAACTAAATTCCGTAGAGAAAACGTTGGATTCATTTTCCAACAATATAATCTACTTTCAAACTTAACTGCTAAAGAAAATGCAGAAGTTGGGGAAAACTTAAGTAAATCAAAAGAAAACAAAATGTCAATTGAAGAAATATTCAAAACAATTGGTATGGAAGAACAAATGAACAAATATCCACATCAAATGTCAGGGGGACAACAACAAAGGGTTTCTATTGCTAGAGCCTTAGCTAAAAACCCTGAAATCCTATTTGGTGATGAGCCAACAGGAGCGCTTGATGAAGAAATGGGTAGAAAAGTTCTAGATATTTTAGTTGATGTAAAAGAAAAATATAACACAACTGTAATTATCGTTACTCACAACCCAAACATTAGTGAAATTGGGGATACTGTTATCCATGTTAGAAATGGTTTAATTGATGAAATTAAACATAATGCTAAACCAAAAAAACCTTCAGAAATTGACTGATCATAA
- a CDS encoding DUF1904 family protein produces MPIFSFKGVDENKVNEYFKQVGELALIINADVKKFVFWQDPSVLIGNGYEKDAIQVSIEWVGRPLKQEEVAKHIQKFFGDISKNIYVKFEEINSFLYLNGESIG; encoded by the coding sequence ATGCCAATTTTTAGTTTCAAAGGTGTAGACGAAAACAAAGTTAATGAATATTTTAAACAAGTAGGAGAACTTGCATTAATAATTAATGCAGATGTTAAAAAATTTGTATTTTGACAAGACCCTAGTGTTTTAATAGGAAATGGTTATGAAAAAGATGCTATTCAAGTAAGTATTGAATGAGTTGGAAGACCATTAAAACAAGAAGAAGTAGCAAAACACATTCAAAAATTCTTTGGAGATATTTCAAAAAACATTTATGTAAAATTCGAAGAGATCAATAGTTTCTTATATTTAAACGGAGAAAGTATCGGTTAA
- a CDS encoding Hsp33 family molecular chaperone HslO gives MDMEIRALSEKHNVKISIVDITEGFNEIVKLQGTNPLTSVALGRTVINNALLSLSLKDGSKMTTNLNGMGLGGSIISEFQDKKFRGYIQIPQFELDKIEDGKGSPLSQVVGTQGFLQISRDNGGTEPYTSRVEIVSGEVNLDFMYYLQQSDQVNSLISSTIELEENGSIKKACGIIIQMLPGFSDENIDFIEEKVGSLDHLVKTLIGTTNYESLIKDICEDAKVLGVGELKFECTCDMEKVIASVKMLGEDDIKKIIEEGEVVEVVCDFCKKQYNVKPEELAN, from the coding sequence ATGGATATGGAAATTAGAGCTTTAAGTGAAAAGCACAATGTTAAAATTTCAATCGTAGATATTACAGAAGGATTTAATGAAATAGTTAAATTACAGGGAACTAATCCTTTAACTTCTGTTGCCTTAGGAAGAACTGTTATAAATAATGCTTTATTAAGTTTATCTTTAAAAGACGGAAGCAAAATGACAACTAATTTAAATGGTATGGGTCTTGGGGGATCTATAATATCTGAATTTCAAGATAAAAAATTTAGAGGTTACATTCAAATACCTCAATTTGAATTAGATAAAATAGAAGATGGAAAAGGAAGCCCACTATCACAAGTTGTAGGAACTCAAGGATTCTTACAAATTTCTAGAGATAATGGTGGAACAGAACCTTATACTTCTAGAGTTGAAATAGTATCTGGAGAAGTTAATTTAGATTTTATGTATTACTTACAACAAAGTGATCAAGTTAACTCTTTAATCAGTTCAACTATTGAATTAGAAGAAAACGGAAGCATAAAAAAAGCTTGCGGTATTATAATTCAAATGTTACCTGGATTTAGTGATGAAAACATTGACTTCATAGAAGAAAAAGTTGGATCATTAGATCACTTAGTTAAAACTCTAATCGGAACTACAAACTATGAATCTCTAATAAAAGATATTTGCGAAGATGCAAAGGTGCTTGGAGTTGGAGAATTAAAATTTGAATGTACATGTGATATGGAAAAAGTAATAGCTTCAGTAAAAATGTTAGGAGAAGATGACATTAAAAAAATTATTGAAGAGGGAGAAGTTGTAGAAGTTGTTTGTGACTTTTGTAAGAAACAATATAATGTAAAACCAGAAGAACTTGCAAATTAA
- the dusB gene encoding tRNA dihydrouridine synthase DusB, with protein MKIKNVDIKGQVFLGPMAGTTNAAFRIICKEKGASLVYAEMVSTEGLVHNNQKTKTMIEVSKLEHPITLQIFGFDVNSFVKGAKIVEEFSECDVIDINMGCPAPKVALRSQAGANLLKYPERVGEVIKAVVENTSKPVTVKMRIGWDDENRNVVELAKIAEANGASAIAVHGRTRNQFYNGKADWTWIKKVKEAVNIPVIGNGDVVDGPSAKAMIEQTGCDGIMIARAAQGNPWVFREIQHYLDTGETLEKPTYEEWKETVIRHANLLIEMRGEEFAIREMRKQLLWYLGTLGADNTIKEMKQMATTIESLEDINKILEFYENKNLGE; from the coding sequence ATGAAAATCAAGAACGTAGATATTAAAGGTCAAGTATTCTTGGGCCCTATGGCTGGGACTACAAACGCGGCTTTTAGAATTATTTGTAAAGAAAAAGGTGCATCATTAGTTTATGCTGAAATGGTTAGTACAGAAGGTTTGGTTCACAATAACCAAAAAACTAAAACTATGATCGAAGTTTCAAAACTAGAACACCCTATTACTTTACAAATTTTTGGTTTTGACGTTAATTCATTTGTTAAAGGCGCAAAAATCGTAGAAGAATTTTCAGAATGTGATGTTATAGATATTAATATGGGATGTCCAGCACCAAAAGTTGCATTAAGAAGCCAAGCGGGAGCTAACTTGTTAAAGTATCCAGAAAGAGTTGGAGAAGTTATAAAAGCAGTTGTTGAAAATACATCAAAACCAGTTACTGTAAAAATGAGAATTGGATGAGATGATGAAAACAGAAACGTAGTTGAACTTGCTAAAATTGCTGAAGCAAACGGAGCAAGTGCAATTGCTGTTCACGGAAGAACAAGAAATCAATTTTACAATGGTAAAGCTGATTGAACTTGAATCAAAAAAGTTAAAGAAGCGGTTAATATTCCTGTTATTGGTAATGGCGATGTTGTGGATGGACCATCTGCAAAAGCTATGATAGAACAAACTGGTTGTGATGGAATAATGATTGCTAGAGCTGCACAAGGGAACCCTTGAGTTTTTAGAGAGATCCAACATTATCTTGATACTGGTGAAACTTTAGAAAAACCCACTTATGAAGAATGAAAAGAAACAGTTATTAGACATGCAAATCTATTGATAGAAATGCGTGGAGAAGAATTTGCAATTAGAGAAATGAGAAAGCAACTTCTTTGATACCTTGGAACTTTAGGTGCTGATAACACTATAAAAGAAATGAAACAAATGGCTACAACCATAGAATCATTAGAAGATATTAATAAAATATTAGAATTTTACGAAAACAAAAATCTAGGAGAATAA
- a CDS encoding tRNA1(Val) (adenine(37)-N6)-methyltransferase, with the protein MKVENSVLNYKDLKIIQDSDMFNFCIDSVLLARFWEPSKKYKNILDFGTNNAIIPLIISKYTDSKITGVEIQKEACEIAIQNIEMNNLSNQINIVNEDIKEFVKDKNNHFDLLFCNPPYFKVNEDSNLNKRSEMLTPARHEVSINLEQIIASAKITLKNGGKLIMIHLSERIDEIIILLKQNNFSVKRIQFIHSKEGQDSKRLIIEAINDGNQGVKILEPLYIHNEDGSYKEKILEMFGD; encoded by the coding sequence ATGAAGGTTGAAAATAGCGTTTTAAATTATAAAGATCTAAAAATTATACAAGACAGTGATATGTTTAATTTTTGTATAGACTCTGTTTTATTGGCTAGGTTTTGAGAACCTTCAAAAAAGTACAAAAACATTCTTGACTTTGGAACAAACAACGCAATAATACCTTTGATAATATCTAAATATACTGATTCAAAAATAACTGGAGTTGAAATTCAAAAAGAGGCTTGCGAAATAGCTATTCAAAATATAGAAATGAATAATCTTTCAAATCAAATAAATATAGTTAATGAAGATATAAAAGAATTCGTTAAAGATAAAAATAACCATTTTGATCTTTTGTTTTGTAATCCTCCTTACTTCAAAGTTAATGAAGATTCTAATCTCAACAAGAGAAGTGAAATGTTAACGCCAGCAAGACATGAGGTGTCTATTAATTTAGAACAAATAATAGCTAGTGCCAAAATCACTTTAAAAAATGGTGGAAAACTAATTATGATTCACTTGTCTGAAAGAATCGACGAAATAATTATTTTACTTAAGCAAAATAATTTTTCTGTAAAGAGAATTCAATTTATACATTCAAAAGAAGGTCAAGATTCAAAAAGACTTATAATAGAAGCTATAAATGATGGTAATCAAGGCGTTAAAATTTTGGAGCCTTTATATATTCATAATGAAGATGGAAGTTACAAAGAAAAAATTTTAGAAATGTTTGGTGATTAA
- the tilS gene encoding tRNA lysidine(34) synthetase TilS: MLDKSKKYILGLSGGADSVFLFHKLIEQGINNFVACHVNYNFRSDSKRDVELVTKLCEKYSIELITKEIVQDYSNLKDNFEAWAREVRYDFFVEELQKKSADEILIAHNLNDHIETYLMHKEKNLPYYGIQQHAKYKKVKIFRPILNLKKSFIVKTLKEKKIDFIVDSTNLNTEYERNRVRSIISEDDFDVYLKEIEFLNSKNKMYMEEIKNINFENPIDINIFKEDKNLNEQILYTFFINQGLEEYIYNAKKAFVKEVLKQLLSNKSHLEIFKGDKVIFKDYKKISILKTDEIEIFEKHYPFEKDSLDMLYKNKIKQDDDLIITNDWKKYQSEVTYKGKKLSKVYKNKKTNYIDRYKNILIFSKTNKIVLNNLGI, encoded by the coding sequence TTGTTAGATAAAAGCAAAAAATATATTTTAGGATTATCAGGAGGAGCTGACAGTGTCTTTCTTTTTCACAAACTTATTGAACAAGGAATAAATAATTTTGTTGCTTGCCACGTTAATTATAATTTCAGGTCAGATTCAAAAAGAGATGTAGAGCTTGTAACAAAACTTTGTGAAAAATACAGCATTGAATTAATAACAAAGGAAATAGTTCAAGATTACTCAAATCTAAAAGACAACTTTGAAGCTTGGGCAAGAGAAGTAAGATATGATTTTTTTGTTGAAGAATTACAAAAAAAATCCGCAGATGAAATTTTAATAGCTCACAATTTAAACGACCACATAGAAACTTATTTAATGCACAAGGAAAAAAATCTTCCGTATTATGGGATACAACAGCATGCTAAATACAAAAAGGTTAAAATTTTTAGGCCCATACTAAATTTAAAAAAATCATTCATAGTAAAAACCTTAAAAGAGAAAAAAATAGATTTTATTGTAGATAGCACAAATTTGAATACGGAATATGAAAGAAATAGAGTCAGATCAATTATAAGTGAAGATGATTTTGATGTATATTTAAAAGAAATTGAATTCTTAAACAGCAAAAATAAAATGTATATGGAAGAAATTAAAAATATAAATTTTGAAAACCCAATAGATATAAATATCTTTAAAGAAGATAAAAATTTAAATGAACAGATCTTATATACTTTTTTTATAAATCAAGGTCTTGAAGAATATATATACAACGCAAAAAAAGCTTTTGTAAAAGAGGTCTTAAAGCAACTTTTATCTAATAAATCTCATTTAGAAATATTTAAAGGAGATAAGGTTATTTTTAAGGATTATAAAAAAATAAGTATTTTAAAAACTGATGAAATTGAAATTTTCGAAAAACATTATCCTTTTGAAAAAGATTCGCTCGACATGCTTTATAAAAATAAAATTAAACAAGACGACGATCTTATAATTACAAATGATTGAAAAAAATACCAATCTGAAGTTACATATAAGGGTAAAAAGTTATCTAAAGTTTATAAAAATAAAAAAACAAATTATATTGACAGGTATAAAAATATTTTGATTTTTAGCAAAACAAACAAAATAGTTTTAAATAATCTAGGTATATAG